Part of the Salmo trutta chromosome 2, fSalTru1.1, whole genome shotgun sequence genome, TGTCCATCTTTTGTTATGAACAACTGGTATTTTGTGAGTGAACATAGTTAATTGACTACATAAGGCATGCAAGTGACTAGAGCTAGAAgaccaaataaagaaaaaaaaaaaaggtcagtAGCAGTccagcacagacacacaaacaggtcACATCCGCGTTCGCTCGCAACTCCACTCCGAGTCAGtcatcatccaccaccatcacatTCCCGTTCAGCTGGTACTCGATGGTGGCCCAGTCAAAGATGTTTCCTTTGGTGATCTTATGTTCGTAATGCAGGGCTTGGATCTGGCTTCTGGGCAGCACATAGTCCCACATGTTGAGGTCAGTCACTTCCCCCACAAAGCTCTGCACTGCCTCCAGGTCTCCTAGGTGTTTGTCCGGGTCTTGCCCGAGGAGGACGGTCCCCTTGGGCCGGATGGAGTGGCCCGGCTTGTACACCTGGTAGGTGCTGCGGCGGCCGTCCACCCAAAAGGCGGCCAGCCCAGTATGGGACTCCCAGGTGAGGCAAAGACTCGTTCTGAATGTGGTGATGGGCGGCAGGTGGAAGAAGGCGCCGTCGCCACTCAGGTAGAAGGCAATGCGGCCGTCTTTCTCGCGCCACACGTTAAGCTCGTCGTAGTCGGGCGTGCGGTAGGCGAACAGGATGATCTGCCGCTCGCCCTCCAGCTCGGTGGCCACGCGCATGCACAGCGTGAACGCCCGCAGGCCCATCTCCTTTTGGGGGATGAGCGCCACGAAGCTGAAGTCCGTCTCATACGGGAAGACCAGCACCTTTCCACCCAGGCCAACTGTAAACACCACCACAAACAACATCAACTGTCTATTAGAGCAGTCACTGGAGAACATGGCAACAGTATTGTGGCACATTCATGGTATAGTCTGAATGGGAATTGAACCCGGGTTCCTGTGACTGTCAGCCCAGCACAGCAATCGTTAAACCAAGAGGTCCAAACCACTTGACCGTCACAACAGTATAAAAACAGCATGGCATGAGAGCAATCTGAATATGACTTTTCTCAGAGAAGTGCAAAATATTTTTCAAAAACCATGAGTTAATAGGGAATGTTTTACTTGAGGTATGCACACATGAGCTAAAGGATTTACTATTTGGGATCTTAATATTAGTTAAGCAAATAAATAATTACAAAGAAATAATCAAAtcttacattttttccccctgtaTTCCATAGCCTACCAACCAAAACATACCTTCATTGGCTGAGGTGATGCCCACGATACCCAGGAGGAGTATGAGCCTGGCAGTTATCTACCACAACAAACGCATATCAGAATGGCAAAACATGCCACTACTACAGTCATTGTGAAAATAATAAATAGTAGTAAATACATCATATACTATAGTAACGTGCATATCCTGTTAACAAAACACTAACAGTGTTGCTCTTACCATGTTGATTTAAGGTTGTTATTCCACTGAAAGGTGATGATGCTAGCTCACTCTGTCACGCCTGTCTATTCTTAATGCCATGGGGTCTGTACGCCTCTTCCCTCCTAGTACCAGACCATTACATCACTTCAATGGACGGATGTGTTGACAATGGGCCCGGTGTGTGCAGGGGGGGATTGGGTCTGGTTGACACTGGCCTTTTTGTGTTGACTGACACGCCCGAGCGGACGGGCACACACACTTTCAGAACATGTGATTGTGGGTGTGTATCATCTATTAAGTAATTGAATGACTGTTTTGAGTAAGGGTGAGTTCTAGGTCCAGCAACCTCATTGTCTCTTGTGCTTGTACAATTTTGTTTCGACCGGTACTAATGTCTGATTGACAGGTTGATTTACTTACAACTCTTCTTTTTGCTGTCTTTTTGCTGTCTGTTTTTCGATTTCCCAACCTCCCTAGCATGGCACACACCTCAGATGCTGGAAGCAGCACCCCTTGGAGCAGGATAAGGACCCCTTGGAgcaggttaagtgccttgctaaaAGTGCTAGATGTGATCAAAAGTAATGTGCACAAATATTAGATGAACATTTCACAAGGAGACAAAAAGGAACAAACCAAGGTCACGTGTATAATTAACATATCTACATTTAATACAGTTTATTCTCAAGCTCTTCAGAAATCCTCAAAAAGCCAACCCCTCACCCCAACACAAAAACTGCAGTTCACTAAAATCACATACATTCTGTTGAGAAAGGGGACTTATGTAAACTAATTGAGGAAAAACTGAGAAATATCTAAGACGACTCTGTCAACAGCCGATAATTCCAAGCTCCTAGTCAAGGTACTGCAACACTGATTGTTGCGATTGTCCCCCTTCCAGCATTTCTAACCGTAGTTTTAGATCAAAATAGGGAAAGACACTGAAATGAGAAGGTATAGGAGACTCAAAGTATTGGGAACATGACTGCTTTCATCATTAGTCAGTTGTCATACTTACATTTGTAAAGTTGTTGTGAATACCTACTGCTACTGTATGGTTATAGTAAAAAGTAGGCATGTATGACGGGGCTTTTCCCTGTAATAGAGTGGGGGGAAAATTCTTTACAAAGCAGACCTGAATGCTTATAACAACCTGAGCAGACCTCATGCTTAACAATGTAGAGAGTCCATTGTCATGTCAAATGCATACTGTACCAGCGGTTGTACCGCTGGCCATCAGCCAAACATTGTCCAAGCGCACGCACCTATTGTTTTGTCTCTAATAACAGCAATTACAGCACAGTCCTTCAAAACAGGTTTCAACAACTTCAAACCCAAAGAGAAAGTAAAGACGATGTTCTCATATGATAGAAATGCAGATATCTGAACCATTAGAGGAAATAGAAACAACCTTGTAGTCTCTCTATGCAGCACTTTAAACTGATGAATTGTCTATCATTCAAATCTCATTTTTGGATGATGACAAGAATGCCATTTGGTACTACTGTAATAATACATACAACTCGTAAAATAAAATAGGTTTAATCTATTCACTCTCACTATATGCATACATTCAACATAGTATAACTGCCCGCTATGAGGGACCGATTATGCAATAGAGGACCGTTGACCATCGGTTGGAACATTATAGTTTGTATGATCTTGTTATAACTCTACATCACAGGCAACAACTTGAAGCAGACCGACTTGGTTGGTCAGTTTTTCTATAATACATTTCTCACATTTGCTATAATCttgcataaaaaaaaaatccacactAGATTGTTTGAAAAGTAAAATAACAATTTGGCATCAAATTGACCAAGACCACCAACACTGAATTGTGGGAAATAAGTCATTACAGTACAACTAACCCATTATGTTTCAAAAAAATTGAAGTAAACAAAAATACTGGAGTAAGAGTTAGATTAAAGGCTAATATTTTCATCGTTTGGGTAGATAGTGCCAATGGTTATATTTGAGAAGAGATTGGAAGCTTTACATTAGAGGGTTTTGAGACCAGCATGCAGTGCGATGTGTTCAGAGAGGATtgtggcacagagagagaggggaagagagagacctgaGAAACATGGCCCCCGATTCTGAGGGATAGAGGAAGGAAAGTGATAAAGAAAGAtttagagagaaggggaggagagagaggagaccgatTTAGAAAGAGAGGAATCACCTAGAGTTATGGCTGTCATTTTGCAGTCCATAGTGTGACCCCCTATGTGTAAAGTGCAGGTCCAGGAGGGAGTGAATTCTGTGAATTCTGTCACTTTCCTTTTTTCTTGACACTTCTGGTGTGGATCTACGAGCCATAAGGGGTCGAGTTATGGGGGTTCAATAGTCCTCCACCCAACCGTTCTCCTGGATAAAGGCGTCGATGACCTCCTTCATGGCCAGGTTGGGGATCAGCTGGTCGTGAGTCAGAGGACTCCGGGTGACCGGGTCAAAATGGCCCACTCGCTACAGAGGACGGAGGAAAAATGGAACGATTGTTTGAGGTATTGGTGTAGCTGTGAGATGGTGGCTTTCATTATTATGCATTTTACTCATGGTTTACAGTTTGCTTTGGATAGCATTACCCCTGTGGGTGAGTGGTTGATCGAGTAGGAACGGCAAGTGTATTTATAGAAATCTAAATTGGTGGTAATTTAGCGGTAAGTGATCGGTAGTGTGGATAAAACAGTATGTCTATGAATGGGCAacagtttatctataattctgctGAGTAGATGTCTATAAAAGGATGGTATACTGTACCTGTAGATGCTCCTCAATGTCCTTGCGGTCGTAGGTGATCCCACTGGGGGTGATGCAGGGCTCCCTCATCAACTCAAAGCTGATCTTTCCACACAGGTAGTCAGGGATCTCCCGCTTCTGTGGGGTTCACAAGAATAGACATGCATGTAAAATGATACATACAattgtagtcggaagtttacatacaccttagccaactacatttaaactgtttttcacaattcctgacatttaatcctagtaaaaattccctgtcttaggtccgttaggatcaccactttattttaagaatgtgaaatgtcataatagaagagaatgatttatttcagcttttatttgtttcatcacattcccagtgggtcagaagtttacatgcactcaattagtatttggtagcattgccaataaattgtttaacttgggtcaaacatttcgggtagccttccacaactgattttaaatgtagttggccaaggtgtatgtaaagctTCCGACAACAGCACACCTGAGAGTTCATCAAGGCACACTGGTTAAAAACCACTTCCCTAGACACCATCTAGatctgggtcatattcattaagtaaCAAATAGAAGAAAACTGACTGTAAAAGGGAcagactacctgaacttgtccaataagacatCCTCGTTTTCCACAGCAAAaaattttgctacggtgtgccctaatgaacacaacccagtatAGGGGTTTGAAACACCAATGTTGACAGAGGCAAGACAGTGTCTTCTTAACTGACAATGACAATTACATGTCCCAAGTCAACAACTATATATAGGCCCCGATAATCCTTCATAACAAGCCTCGACAAGCAACTTGAGGTGGTGGTTGCTGTAGAAACAGCTTGGATTGGAAATAGGAGGTGGAGTGCTAGTCTATTTTGGTAACCATAACACTGGCACATCTAAGTGTCAAAGCAAGGGGGTGGGTCAGACCCAGCTGATCAGAGAAACAGAGTGTGGACAAATTGTATGCGTTTCTCTAAATGAAATTGTGTGACATTTTATGAATACGATCTAATATGTATTGTTATTTCAGTAATGCATAGAGCTGTGTTGTGCTACAGCTAACGATAATGAATAATCAGTAAGATTTAGTGAAGTTAGTCTGGATTGAAGGTTGTTCACAATCGTAGTAAACGGTGTGTTCAACTAATTTAAAATGTATCACTCACTTTTCTCTTCTCGTCCACTTGTGAAAAGAGCTCCTCCATGTCCATAAGGAACTTGTCCTATTCAGGAGAAGAGCAGAGAGTTGGGTGAGGGCTAGCACAGAGCACTAATACAAACGCCCCTCAATATCAATGAGATATGGAGAAATAGGCAACATGACGGAAATTCAGTTACACGACACCCGTGCTCAATACTTTAAAAGCAACTGGTCCCTGCATATTGACATAGGAGGATGTAGACATAACTTACATGTTTTGATTTGAGCTTGACGACGTCGCCGCCACTCGGATTGTCCGCCTCTTTGTTTTCCCGGCAATCCGCCACTTCCCTGAGAAAAATATAAAGATGTAGCATTTCCTTAAATCACTCACTAAAGATCCCAAGATGAATTGGGACAGAAAACACACCTGCAAATTCTAATGCATTAACCAGACTTATTCCCCAAGATTTGCACCAACATCTCAACAATTTTATTATCACACATGATTACGCATGTGTAGAACACTGGGCAGGATATGTAGCAACTCATTTAATGTCATTCAAGGGGGTTCTGGCAATGAACCTACAGTATACGCAATGAACTTGTATGCTTCCCCATAGGAAATGGAATATCAGTGCAGGCGTTTTGCTCATACACTAGTATGAGTCTCTGTCTAAGAGCGTTGCTCCAggtccctccctcacctctccttctcagCCAGGATGAGTTTGGTGAGATAGGCAAGCAGCTCGTTCTCCTGGTTGATGCGCTTCTCCTCGATGCTGTTCCAGCGCTTCTTTTTGGCGAGCCGCAGGGCACTTGGGATGTCGTCTCCAAAGTTCAGCCTTTGCTCCTTGGCCAGGTTGTAAGCTGCCCACAGAACGGGCCCAGATATCATTAATGTTGTCCATTGAAAGTAAGAGCTTAAAACTGTTATGAGGCCTCTTTTCCCCCATCTACAGATCTTAGCATTATACAAGAGAACATTTTAGTTGCACTACAACAATCAAAACAATTTCAGTTTAGTACCATTACACAGTACTTGGCACCTCTGAGGTTTAGTTAGATTGCAGCACATAGCATTCTAACTACCACTCAAAACAAAAATGCACATCAATGTTGTGTTGCAATACTGAGGGGGCCATATAAATACCATCCATATAATCATATTTATTAACTTTAAAAGACAAACTGAGCCTATATTGGTACTGCTACTCTGACTTTGTGAAGGCCaaagcttaatctgtgtccgggaaactggccCCGAGGGTTGATCCTGACCTCTCTGCAGGTTGCCGATGGCCTCGTCGTAGTTCTCCAGCTCCAGGTGACACTGGCCCAGGAAGAAGTGGGCCTTGACCGACTGGGGGTCCATCTCCAGTGCGTGCTTGCAGTCCGCAAGGGCTTTGTCATGCTGCTGCAGCTTCAAGTGGCACAGAGCCCGGTTGGTGTAGTACACCGCCACCAACGGGTTACGGTTCTGTTGGCAGGAtgcacacaaaacacaaacatattGCACAGGCTACTATTGTAAGGGTGCATCAGTCCAGCGTATAGGCTACTTTCTATACGTACATGAATCTATTCACAATAGGTGAATAAGTCAGTGTCAATATCTCATGTCATACCCTTTCAAAGCAAGCGGACAAGTCTAGCCATGTCAGCTACTACTACATCATCCGGCAGAAAAGGAGGGAGGTAGCTCGCTACTCACGATGGCTTTGCTGTAGCAGGTGGCAGCCTCCTGGTACTTGCGGCAGAGGAACAGCCGGTTGCCCTGTTCCTTCAGCTCCTGTGCCGTGGAACTCTTCTCCGGGCTGCCTGCCATCTTCTCCGGTGGCTCCGCGGCGCCTGCTCCGCGCTGCTTCCCTATCCTGTTCCCCGTCTCTCCGGCTGGCTAGCTGTCAGGTGAAAGAATGGCCAGGCCGTCTGTTCTTTGTCTTCTCACCAACTACAAACGAAAGATGGGCAGCGTCATGCAACAGTCAATGCCTTGCTGCTGCAATGCACCTGCACTGCATTGAGCGCTTTTGATGAGGTGCAGTCGCTGTGGCAACTCATAAATTGAGCAGCAAATCCATGTCAAGTCCCGGAAGTTAGCTAGGTCAAGACTATAACGTTAGCTATGCTTGCTAACGTTGGTCCATGTCGCAACGAAAAACATAAGGTAGTTAGCTAACCTAATATTGGACTAAAGGAGCCGAACATTACTCCTTACGCCAAGGAAGCCACAACAGTCAAATACTAAATTGcggtacggttctagaaacataaatcgctctactttcatatcacatcaaaatcatTTAACAAATTAAAAATACACACTGTCTGTACATCGTTTTAACCGGATTTAACACAGTTCCAGCACATAGTATctttcagtgacaacacgtttgtGTCTAccgtttacacacaggtgttccgAGACGCACGTAGTTACAGTAATTAGCAGTTTGTCTGCCCACTGTCTTCTGTTTGTTTCCCGTAAACAAGAGCTGTAACATGGAAATGTGCCCGTGAGGGAACCATAACCCTATAAAAAGGTGTGTATCAACTTAaccttttgatttattttataaaatgatttctcgcCGATGTCAATGTATTTATGCTTCCAAAATCGTACTGTTAATGTTCAGACTGAGCGTCGCTGCTCTTAACAAAACTTCACCCTACAGAAGACGCCTTCGTCCAATTATTTATGTGAAATGTACTGTAATGGAACTGTGAGTCATGGTCAAGGGCTAGCAACGGTGGTTAGCCAAGAaggtaatttagctagctaactaactaatcTTAAAGCTAGCTAGAGTGGACTTTCCCCACCATGAGTTTGCGGTTGACTGAACTCGAAATTATGGCAAATGTATAGTACTTAGCTACATTGCAACGTCCAAATCCCTGAAAACCTCACACCACCCCCCACGAATaaactactaacgttagctaacttactttagctaactaacgttagatgGTTAGCTAGCCTACCTCAAATATGCGGTTATTTATCTACTACTAGCTCTACACAACATAAACATCTGTAACCTCACCTTCTCAAAGGAATTTCACATACAGGCGGTTGATGTGCCAGTATCTTTCGATTTCAATTCTTAATTTATTTGCTTTTCCCATTGAGCTGTCACGACAGAGCTGACAAGAGCTAGCTTTTTTGTTTTTATGCTGACGTCATGATGTAGACGACGGAAACCCGCGAGGTACGCTTAAGTGAAAATACATGTCGAATAGATGGCACTCTTTAACATGTCATTAAATTATATATGCTCATGCAATTCAGCGGAATAATGGGTGTAAATGATACACGTTTTTAATATGTGTTATTTGATTCCGTATCATCAAAGTCAGGGTTGGTCTGATTGCCTTTCCGCAGCAACTGAGGCTCACATCACGCGTCTAGCTTAGCAGGGTTGGGTCTGACCAAGTTGCTGAAAGCAGCCCAGGAAGCGAAATTTCGTTTCATAGTATACCAGAAGGCAAAGTCATTGGGCGCGTTCGAGCGGATCACTTTTGTCATGACGTTGATCAACGTTGATCACCGCCTTTCAAAATGTGTTTGCATTATGGGTGTAAACATTATCCGACTTGCGACTACATGCATAGAGGAAGACCCAACTCGGtggaaaatctgtctccctccagcagatGGCGTTTTTCCGTTGTTTTTCcccaccaagcaaggagttttttAATGGAGGTCAATGAaagtcgaatttggtcaacaacaaaaagtatggcttatttgctacgtcaGGTCTATTTGATtgaacagaagtttcgtaattcTTACGAGTGTACTGACATAAGTAGGACAATAAACACTTTATATTGGAATttgctatgcatattcatgacatggggctagtagcatagcatctctccATTGAATGCAGACGGTTGTCGTCAACAACCCTCTTCGAATATTCAAAAAAGGtttacaataatgagatgtatccagCAATCCAAATAAATTATAGACGGGAGCTAGACAGCCTGCCGTGCCGCTTTgcggacaacgactcccattgttagggcggagagatgtatcttgtcagtatagAGTATCACTGTATGGTACATTTCATTCAGCAAAATACCATTTTTTTCCTAATTATCTTGCAAATCTCAATTTTggatgagactgactttatgaccaacatgatcctatttacactttgtagtacattttgacactagaataaacgTTTGACTAATATTGATCCCACATAGGCCATTTTCTACCAGAGAAGTTGTTTGCCttcagttttgagggagcgtccaattggcatgctgactgcaggaatgcccaccagtGCTGTtgcagataattgaatgttcatttttctaccgTAAGCCGCCTTcaaagtcattttagagaatttggtataATACCCATGAAACCTAGCGgtctgttacgaaccggctcagagttcgcaacaaaagggagacaacgtggagacaaggagtatcaaaatatatatttattaaataaagtaactaagtaattaacaatggtgtgtgtaatcagtagtgtgaGTGTTTTGCTgctgcaccaccaccaccaccaccaccaccaccaccacaaccacaacaaacaacaacaacaaacaacaacaacaaacaacaacaacaacaacaaacaacaacaaacaacaacaaacaacaaggtgtctgcatggagagagtctcccccaATGAATGTGGAAGACGTCCATTTATCATGGgccacacccgggcccaggtgtctcccatgtagctgacgaccctcccaactccacccaccagcatcctaataaggaaacaagagcaaagagagaaaatacggcagacagagtgggagggtcgtcacagtcagacagggaaatggttccaataatttTCCTACCATACATTTAGAAACAcgtaaaataagggctgtgtttcatgtaggcttacccgggcgtgacgttttgataactgtgtaaatctctctaggacaaggtagcttttatcaatatattcacctgtatttagcccacccaaaatgaaatgctaattagctggtAATGTGGCTAtaataaagaactacaaatgccatggtgatctggacgagactgccgaatcaAGGCAAATtaaagaatctctggattaactatctaatgttagctaaatgtagtaattaatACATTGGCAAAATTTCTTTAAATGGACAGTTCTGAGAACTGTCTTGTGCAAATTTTacattgacacaatacctgttaggaaaggtgtcagctagagatgatgtgcaggagcttgccgggatttgtagttttgcatgatttTAACTTTGACGCAAATTAGCATTTTTTttatctgagagtaaatagatccaaatatattgataaaagtcaccttgtccgagagagatttacatggttatcaaaacgtcacgacagggtaagcctacacgaaacacagcccttattttaagaatTTCTAAAATCCCTTATGGGAAAAATTAATGttggaaaaactattggaaccatttccctgtttgaccgttaGGTTTTATGACACCGCCACTGTCCATAACCTTTGCTATATGTCAACTGCATGACCTTTACAACAACCATGTCATCAAAGGTCATGAACGTTCAGAACCAAAGTATTGTGGGATACAACCTTCTGGTTTTTTTGGAAGCAAAAAGCACTACATGCTGATAAATGGTTGATGTTGCCACCTATCATTGGGTATTATCAATGCATGTTTACTGTTTTGGGTGGATTACTATTTTgaacttaaagatgcactatgcagaaatagctccgccatttcctggttgctaaaattctaatagttaatTTCAGTTTaagtgacaaaacaagcaagtctagtgtagagaatcattgtaccatttaaactgctgtgaaatatattttccataaccaaaaatatggtattttcagctgtttgaagctggtgtacaaaaccaaaactaaaagacgcaaaaacaaaacttaagagaATGAAGCATAGaaagtgcacatagaacagatctactgcttcttagacttgctttcaatgagaaggaCATATCTattactcacatttctatgtgaatcgcccaaaaagttaaatattgcagctttaaatacatattttccctgacatccttaCAATCTAattaaataggcctacatgtgaTCCAAATGTtcaaataagttcaggagtaaacatttgcttaacaactcacataactgtgtgcaataatagtgtttaacatgattttttatgattacctcatctctgtaccccacacatacaattatctgcaagatccctcagtcgagcagtgaatttaaaacaggttcaaccacaaaacaccagggaggttttccaagtTGAGGTTTGAGATACAAAGTAAAGAAACATGTTCTTGTACTCTGAGTATTCTAAGTGCTCCTTTTTCTTTATTCTCCcggatagtcaccagttgaagtatcctggggtaaggaatatTTTTGGGATTTTTAAGTCCCTCGTTTAAGCTGGGCGCGTTTTGGTGTACCTTCTTTCCAACGttcttgtatttatttgtaaGTGTTGATTGTTAATCAACTCTGTCTGGTAAGACTTTTGCCATTCTGTTGCTTACGAgttgtattattattttgtagCAATTTCTTTAGCTTTTCAGatcactccagagatgttcgatcgggttcaagtccgggctctggctggggtactcaaggacattgagacttgtcccaaagctactcctgcgttgtcttggctgtgtgcttagggacgttgtcctgttggaatgtgaatctatgccccagtctgaggtcctgcggctctggggcaggttttcatcaaggatctctctgtactttgctgcattcatctttccctcaatccagactagtctcccagtccctgctgctgaaaaacatcccagcagcatgatgctgccaccaccatgcttcaccgtagggatggtgccaggtttcctccagacgtgccgcttggcattcaggccaaagagttcaatcttggtttaatcagaccagagaatcttgtttctcatggtctgagagtctttaggtgccttttggaaaactttaagtgggctgtcatgtgccttttactgaggagtggcttctgtctggccactctacgataaaggcctgattggtgcagtgctgcagagatggttttccttctgcaaggttctcccatctcaacagaggaactctggagctctgtcagagtgaccatcggttcttggtcacatccctgaccaaggcccctctctccgattggtcagtttggcttggtttttgtcaactgtgggaccttatatagacaggtttgtgcctttcctaatcatgtccaatcaattgaattcaccacaggtggactccaataaagttgtagaaacatctcaaggatgatcagtggaaacaggatgcacctgagctcaatttcaagtctcataacaaagggtctgagtacttatgtaaataaggtatttctgttctttCAAATTtgtataaatatataaacatttctaaaaacctgttttcactctgtcattatggggcattgtgtgtagattttagaataaggctgtaacgttacaaaatgtggaaaacgtcaaggggtctgaatactttccaaatgcactgtatatatatatattccccaCATTTTTGAACTAGGCCTTTATTACCCCTGTGCGAGTGAAGAAAAATACTCCTCAGCTGTTTGGGTtgtgtcagcgtgtgtgtgtgtgtgtgtgtgtgtgtgtgtgtgtgtgtgtgtgtgtgtgtgtgaatgtgaacgtgtgtgggttttgtttgggagtgtcaatgtagtgtgtatacagttgtagtcggaagtttacatacacttaggttggagtcattaaaacttgtttttcaaccactccacaaatttcttgttaacaaactatagttttgcaagctggttaggacatctactttgtgcatgacacaagtaatttttccaacaattgcttacagacagattatttcacttataattcgctgtatcacaattccagtgggtcagaagtttacatacactacgttgactgtgccttcaaacagcttggaaaattggctttagaagcttctgataggctaattgacatcatttgagtcaattggaggtgtacctgtggatgtatttcaaggcctaccttcaaactcagtgcctctgcttgacatcatgggaaaataaaaataaatcaccgaagacctcagaaaaaa contains:
- the crp1 gene encoding pentraxin fusion protein isoform X1, giving the protein MLGRLGNRKTDSKKTAKRRVITARLILLLGIVGITSANEVGLGGKVLVFPYETDFSFVALIPQKEMGLRAFTLCMRVATELEGERQIILFAYRTPDYDELNVWREKDGRIAFYLSGDGAFFHLPPITTFRTSLCLTWESHTGLAAFWVDGRRSTYQVYKPGHSIRPKGTVLLGQDPDKHLGDLEAVQSFVGEVTDLNMWDYVLPRSQIQALHYEHKITKGNIFDWATIEYQLNGNVMVVDDD
- the crp1 gene encoding pentraxin fusion protein isoform X2, with the protein product MITARLILLLGIVGITSANEVGLGGKVLVFPYETDFSFVALIPQKEMGLRAFTLCMRVATELEGERQIILFAYRTPDYDELNVWREKDGRIAFYLSGDGAFFHLPPITTFRTSLCLTWESHTGLAAFWVDGRRSTYQVYKPGHSIRPKGTVLLGQDPDKHLGDLEAVQSFVGEVTDLNMWDYVLPRSQIQALHYEHKITKGNIFDWATIEYQLNGNVMVVDDD
- the stub1 gene encoding E3 ubiquitin-protein ligase CHIP; the protein is MAGSPEKSSTAQELKEQGNRLFLCRKYQEAATCYSKAINRNPLVAVYYTNRALCHLKLQQHDKALADCKHALEMDPQSVKAHFFLGQCHLELENYDEAIGNLQRAYNLAKEQRLNFGDDIPSALRLAKKKRWNSIEEKRINQENELLAYLTKLILAEKEREVADCRENKEADNPSGGDVVKLKSKHDKFLMDMEELFSQVDEKRKKREIPDYLCGKISFELMREPCITPSGITYDRKDIEEHLQRVGHFDPVTRSPLTHDQLIPNLAMKEVIDAFIQENGWVEDY